TTTTGTCCATCGTGTTTCCGGTAGAAGTCTTTCAGTTTTTTGTCCGACAGTTCTTTCAATCTTTCCACTCTTCGTTTGCGTTCCGACATCGGGACCACGCCTTCAATCTTCAGGGCACTGGTTTTCGAACGTTCGGAATAAGGGAACACGTGCAATTGCGAAATATCCAGACTTTCGATGAACCGGTACGACTCTTCAAACAGTTCATCCGATTCGCCGTTCATGCCGGCAATTACGTCAACCCCGATGAAAGCATGGGGCAGCAATTCCTTGATCTTCTCCACGCGGTGGGCAAACAGTTCGCGGTTGTACTTACGTCCCATGAGTTCCAGCACTTCGTTGGTGCCGGCCTGCAACGGTATATGAAAATGCGGAGCAATCCGCTTCGAGCGGGCCACAAATTCGATAATATCGTCGTTCAGCAAATTCGGCTCAATGGACGAAATGCGGATGCGGTCGACACTCTCGACTTCATCCAACGCCTGAACCAAATCGAAAAATGTATCGCCGGTGCTTTGACCAAAATCGCCAATATTCACTCCTGTGAGAATAATCTCGCGGATTCCCTGTTCGCCGGCCCGTGTTGCTTCTTCCACCAGGCTGGCAATGCTTGGATTCCTACTTTTCCCGCGCGCCATGGGGATGGTACAGTAGGAGCAAAAATAATTACAACCGTCCTGTACCTTCAGGAAACTGCGGGTGCGATCGCCATATGAATACGCATGGTCGAACTTGTTGATGCGGGTGAAGGAGCAGTTGTGCACCTCGCCTCCCTTGTGTTTCTCAAGTCCATCGAGGTATTTGGTGATGTTGAATTTGTCGTTGGCTCCCAACACCAGGTCAACCCCTTCGATCGATGCCACTTCGTCGGGCTTTAGCTGGGCATAACATCCCACCACTACAATAAATGCAGCGGGGTTCTGCCTAACAGCCTGACGAATGATGGCGCGGCTTTTCTTATCGGCGGTATCGGTTACCGAGCAGGTGTTGATAACGTAAACATCGGCCTTGTCCCTGAAACCGGTCCGGTTGAAGCCCATCTCCTGGAAAGAGCGGGCAATGGTGGACGTTTCCGAGAAGTTCAGTTTACATCCCAGTGTGGTAAAAGCTACTTTTTTTCCGTTGTAATTCATTCCTCTCTCGCTTCAAATCTGCCCGGAGACAGTCAACGTTTTCTCATACTTTATACCTGAAAAACAGTGAAAAGGTTTTCAGGATAAAATCGTCTTTTATTGACGGCGCAAAACTACAAAAATAATTTTGAAGGAGGTGGAATGGGGTGGGGTTCATTTATTTCAATGGCGATAAAATATCAGAAGGAGGGAGTTTTTGCATAATTTCAACGACAATAATTCGTCAGGAGCGGGCTGATTGAAAATTTCAACGACGAGAAATCACGAAAAGTGGACCAGTTGAAAATTTCAACAGCAAGAATCAGTCAAGAATTTCCGAATTAAAAATTTCAGCAGCCTGAA
This Prolixibacter sp. NT017 DNA region includes the following protein-coding sequences:
- the mtaB gene encoding tRNA (N(6)-L-threonylcarbamoyladenosine(37)-C(2))-methylthiotransferase MtaB, whose translation is MNYNGKKVAFTTLGCKLNFSETSTIARSFQEMGFNRTGFRDKADVYVINTCSVTDTADKKSRAIIRQAVRQNPAAFIVVVGCYAQLKPDEVASIEGVDLVLGANDKFNITKYLDGLEKHKGGEVHNCSFTRINKFDHAYSYGDRTRSFLKVQDGCNYFCSYCTIPMARGKSRNPSIASLVEEATRAGEQGIREIILTGVNIGDFGQSTGDTFFDLVQALDEVESVDRIRISSIEPNLLNDDIIEFVARSKRIAPHFHIPLQAGTNEVLELMGRKYNRELFAHRVEKIKELLPHAFIGVDVIAGMNGESDELFEESYRFIESLDISQLHVFPYSERSKTSALKIEGVVPMSERKRRVERLKELSDKKLKDFYRKHDGQNHRVLFEKSRSKTRITGWTENYIKVETDFHDDLVNQIREVKLSGINPTGNMAVLVD